A DNA window from Halomicrobium mukohataei DSM 12286 contains the following coding sequences:
- a CDS encoding phosphate signaling complex PhoU family protein, which yields MDSRKIQTVGGGTYTVSLPKSWAREQSLEAGSVVDLHTHVDGVLVVEARETDDGAGRVEVAVEDQRPVHLEQTLRAAYAAGASTVRFEAAGEFTDAQSRRIQSVTRTMTGVTIDERTAAQITVQSLVDAAEVSIPQSVRQLAFVALSMHRDATAALDGDGGPDIADRDDQADRLAAMVDRHFGRALARLDEVDALGQRRPELLDCWRTACELERVADHAERIATTAAALEAPPAESVDALTDLAQRARTVVEDGVGVVVDRTAAGAARDVLDRRDGVRERATAIERRLVDGADGDYRLVRVLDSLRRTAEHGGNIAEAGLRGAVRRGDHRDAFHSGPEGSAVDAASDAGS from the coding sequence ATGGACTCTCGCAAGATCCAGACGGTCGGCGGCGGCACCTACACCGTCTCGCTCCCCAAGTCGTGGGCACGGGAACAGTCGCTCGAAGCCGGCTCCGTCGTCGACCTCCACACGCACGTCGACGGCGTGCTCGTCGTCGAGGCCCGCGAGACCGACGACGGGGCCGGTCGCGTCGAGGTGGCCGTCGAGGACCAGCGCCCGGTCCACCTCGAACAGACGCTTCGGGCGGCCTACGCCGCTGGCGCGTCGACGGTCAGATTCGAGGCTGCCGGCGAGTTCACCGACGCACAGTCCCGCCGGATCCAGTCGGTGACTCGCACGATGACCGGGGTGACGATCGACGAGCGCACGGCGGCTCAGATCACGGTCCAGAGCCTCGTCGACGCCGCCGAGGTGTCGATCCCCCAGTCCGTCCGCCAGCTCGCTTTCGTCGCCCTCTCGATGCACCGCGACGCGACGGCTGCCCTGGACGGCGACGGCGGCCCGGACATCGCCGACCGGGACGACCAGGCAGACCGGCTGGCCGCGATGGTCGATCGCCACTTCGGACGCGCGCTCGCCCGCCTCGACGAGGTCGACGCCCTGGGCCAGCGGCGGCCCGAACTGCTCGACTGCTGGCGGACCGCCTGCGAACTGGAGCGCGTCGCGGACCACGCAGAGCGGATCGCGACCACGGCGGCGGCGCTCGAAGCGCCACCCGCCGAATCCGTCGACGCGCTCACCGACCTCGCCCAACGGGCCAGGACGGTCGTCGAGGACGGCGTCGGCGTCGTCGTCGATCGGACGGCTGCCGGGGCGGCCCGGGACGTGCTCGACCGTCGCGACGGCGTGAGAGAGCGAGCGACCGCGATCGAGCGGCGACTGGTCGACGGCGCGGACGGCGACTACAGACTCGTCCGCGTCCTCGATAGCCTCCGTCGAACGGCCGAGCACGGCGGCAACATCGCCGAAGCGGGACTCCGTGGCGCAGTCCGCCGCGGGGACCACCGGGACGCTTTCCACTCCGGGCCTGAGGGCAGCGCCGTCGACGCGGCCTCTGACGCGGGAAGCTGA